The Streptomyces avermitilis MA-4680 = NBRC 14893 genome contains a region encoding:
- a CDS encoding DUF4328 domain-containing protein translates to MAFTDHTPGGRSTMLCTRCRHRAASTPEGLCTNCANGTTTESTVPATPDAAAGAPQPAAPASPKPDAPGFAQSDGPGFAPPGGPGSAPPGALPTAPPLGAAPLYAPGGQPSWLRSPVGLGRATAALLGVVIAADVFAVVADFNMYDVSGALADGEFGAGMQDKADRADALYAAAGVAQVAALIATMIVFLVWFYRVRVNAEVFAPDRQSKSRGWAIGGWFVPVVNLWFPRRIALDIWDASGPDALWDGDLAAAPRPSRARINAWWAVWVVSLLADRLASTAYRKAETAPEIHKAAGQMLFSDVVDMVAAVLAILFVLRLTRMQDEKARRGPVSVEV, encoded by the coding sequence GTGGCTTTCACCGACCACACACCTGGGGGACGTTCCACCATGCTCTGCACGCGCTGCCGGCACCGCGCCGCGTCGACGCCCGAGGGACTCTGCACGAACTGCGCGAACGGCACGACAACGGAGTCGACGGTGCCCGCGACACCGGACGCCGCCGCCGGGGCACCGCAGCCGGCCGCACCCGCGTCCCCGAAGCCTGACGCACCCGGGTTCGCGCAGTCCGACGGGCCCGGGTTCGCGCCGCCCGGTGGGCCCGGGTCCGCGCCGCCCGGTGCGCTGCCGACGGCTCCGCCGCTCGGTGCGGCGCCCCTGTACGCGCCGGGCGGGCAGCCGTCCTGGCTGCGGTCGCCGGTCGGGCTCGGGAGGGCCACCGCGGCGCTGCTCGGGGTGGTCATCGCCGCCGATGTGTTCGCCGTGGTGGCGGACTTCAACATGTACGACGTGTCGGGTGCCCTCGCCGACGGCGAATTCGGCGCGGGGATGCAGGACAAGGCCGACCGCGCGGACGCGCTCTACGCGGCGGCCGGGGTCGCGCAGGTGGCCGCCCTCATCGCGACCATGATCGTCTTCCTGGTCTGGTTCTACCGTGTGCGGGTCAACGCCGAGGTGTTCGCGCCCGACCGGCAGAGCAAGTCGCGGGGGTGGGCCATCGGGGGCTGGTTCGTACCGGTGGTGAACCTGTGGTTCCCGCGCCGGATCGCTCTCGACATCTGGGACGCGAGCGGCCCCGACGCCCTCTGGGACGGCGACCTCGCCGCCGCGCCGCGCCCCTCGCGCGCCCGCATCAACGCCTGGTGGGCGGTGTGGGTCGTCTCGCTGCTCGCCGACCGCCTCGCGTCGACTGCCTACCGGAAGGCCGAGACGGCTCCGGAAATCCATAAGGCCGCAGGTCAGATGCTGTTCTCCGACGTCGTCGACATGGTGGCGGCCGTCCTCGCCATTCTCTTCGTCCTGCGCCTGACGCGCATGCAGGACGAGAAGGCACGGCGGGGCCCGGTATCGGTCGAGGTGTGA
- a CDS encoding beta-N-acetylhexosaminidase, with the protein MSGRRRRVPEGRTPVRRNRLLLGGGLIVAGTLGVTAVLWPSGGSEPAGARASTASSAAAATRTPSPSPTRAYPLSKAPRTIPAVREHTAARGPGWRPAKGGRVVVGDAALADEGKLTAGELGLAYAGRTGARAGDVELALDKGTGGPESYTLTVRGGRVRIAAPAEAGVFYGTRTLKQAVHGGGTAPEGVVRDRPAKPRRGLMLDIARKHFTAGWIEDRIRELGDLKYNELGLHFSDDQGFRIESASHPEIVSRQHLTKAEVRGIVDLAASRHIAVVPEIDSPGHLGAVIAAHPDLQLRNASGVPARGAVDISKPAAATIVDDLLNEYADLFPGAYWHLGGDEYQALMVSDPSASYPQLAAAARNKYGANATVADLTTGWLNGRADNMRAHHRTMRAWNDGFYRSAGTVRPAKDIQVAYWTGKEIGARQPAEYLSAGRKLINYNDEYLYYVLGQPQTFVYPTGQRIYQQWTPRVVRGSTAVPARYDAQILGGVFAVWCDLAASQTQDQVAAGIRMPLRAMTQKLWDPRTPTLSWTEFRALARQLG; encoded by the coding sequence GTGAGCGGCCGCAGGCGGCGCGTCCCCGAGGGGAGGACGCCCGTCAGGCGCAACAGGTTGCTGCTGGGTGGCGGGCTGATCGTCGCGGGCACCCTCGGGGTGACCGCCGTCCTCTGGCCCTCCGGCGGCAGCGAGCCGGCCGGTGCGCGGGCGTCCACCGCCTCCTCGGCCGCCGCCGCGACCCGTACGCCCTCCCCGTCACCGACCCGCGCCTACCCCTTGTCGAAGGCACCGCGCACGATTCCCGCCGTACGGGAGCACACGGCCGCCCGGGGGCCGGGCTGGCGTCCGGCGAAGGGCGGCCGGGTCGTCGTGGGCGACGCGGCACTGGCCGACGAGGGCAAGCTGACCGCGGGCGAGCTGGGGCTGGCGTACGCGGGCCGGACCGGTGCCCGGGCGGGAGACGTGGAGCTGGCGCTCGACAAGGGCACCGGTGGCCCGGAGTCGTACACCCTGACCGTGCGGGGCGGCCGGGTGCGGATAGCCGCCCCCGCCGAGGCGGGCGTCTTCTACGGCACCCGCACCCTCAAGCAGGCGGTGCACGGCGGCGGTACGGCGCCCGAGGGCGTCGTACGCGACCGGCCGGCCAAGCCCCGACGCGGCCTCATGCTCGACATCGCGCGCAAGCACTTCACGGCGGGCTGGATCGAGGACCGCATACGGGAACTGGGCGACCTCAAGTACAACGAGCTGGGCCTGCACTTCTCCGACGACCAGGGCTTCCGTATCGAGTCGGCCTCGCATCCGGAGATCGTGTCCCGGCAGCACCTGACCAAGGCGGAGGTCCGCGGGATCGTCGACCTGGCGGCGAGCCGGCACATCGCCGTCGTGCCCGAGATCGACTCGCCCGGTCACCTGGGCGCGGTGATCGCCGCGCACCCCGACCTCCAGCTGCGCAACGCCTCGGGGGTCCCCGCGCGCGGGGCCGTCGACATCTCCAAGCCCGCCGCCGCGACCATCGTCGACGACCTGCTGAACGAGTACGCCGATCTGTTCCCCGGCGCGTACTGGCACCTCGGCGGCGACGAGTACCAGGCGCTGATGGTGTCCGATCCGTCGGCCTCCTATCCGCAGCTCGCCGCGGCCGCCCGGAACAAGTACGGGGCGAACGCCACCGTCGCGGACCTCACGACCGGCTGGCTCAACGGCCGCGCCGACAACATGCGCGCGCACCACCGGACGATGCGGGCGTGGAACGACGGCTTCTACCGGTCGGCCGGCACGGTCCGGCCGGCCAAGGACATCCAGGTCGCCTACTGGACCGGCAAGGAGATCGGCGCCCGGCAGCCGGCCGAGTACCTGAGCGCGGGCCGCAAGCTCATCAACTACAACGACGAGTACCTCTACTACGTGCTCGGCCAGCCGCAGACCTTCGTCTACCCGACGGGGCAGCGGATCTACCAGCAGTGGACCCCGCGCGTCGTGCGCGGCAGCACGGCCGTCCCCGCGCGGTACGACGCCCAGATCCTCGGCGGGGTCTTCGCGGTGTGGTGCGACCTCGCGGCCTCGCAGACCCAGGACCAGGTCGCCGCCGGGATCCGGATGCCGCTGCGGGCGATGACCCAGAAGCTGTGGGATCCGCGGACGCCGACGCTGTCCTGGACGGAGTTCCGGGCGCTGGCGAGGCAGTTGGGCTGA
- a CDS encoding 2-oxo-4-hydroxy-4-carboxy-5-ureidoimidazoline decarboxylase translates to MPAQTRTPAAMGLERFNGVRVDDAERALLTCCRSLRWARRVADHRPYPDLDALLAAADEAAYDLAPADLAEALAGESLTLLPDDAYSVAHTALSAAHAAYESRFGHVFVICLDNAPPGEALDQVLAGIRSRLTNDREEERVLAAEELRRLARGRLARLVRDFSPRPALQRTP, encoded by the coding sequence CTGCCGGCGCAGACCCGCACCCCGGCCGCCATGGGCCTGGAGCGCTTCAACGGCGTCCGCGTCGACGATGCCGAGCGCGCCCTCCTCACCTGCTGCCGCAGTCTGCGCTGGGCCCGCCGCGTCGCCGACCACCGGCCCTATCCGGACCTCGACGCGCTGCTCGCCGCGGCCGACGAGGCGGCGTACGACCTGGCGCCCGCCGATCTCGCCGAGGCGCTCGCGGGCGAGTCGCTGACCCTGCTCCCGGACGACGCGTACTCCGTCGCGCACACCGCGCTGAGCGCCGCGCACGCCGCGTACGAGAGCCGCTTCGGGCATGTGTTCGTGATCTGCCTGGACAACGCCCCGCCCGGGGAAGCACTCGATCAGGTGCTGGCGGGCATCCGGTCACGATTGACAAACGATCGCGAGGAGGAACGCGTCCTGGCGGCGGAGGAGCTGCGGCGACTGGCGCGCGGACGGCTCGCCCGCCTGGTGCGCGACTTTTCCCCGCGGCCCGCACTCCAGCGCACCCCGTGA
- the sdhC gene encoding succinate dehydrogenase, cytochrome b556 subunit — translation MPAGTLYRGREGMWSWVAHRVTGVLIFFFLFVHVLDTALVRVSPEDYDKVVSTYKTPIVAVLEYGLVAAILFHALNGLRVIAVDFWSKGPRYQKQMLWSVVVLWLVLMIGAIYPVLGHAARELFGS, via the coding sequence GTGCCGGCTGGAACGCTGTACCGCGGCCGGGAAGGAATGTGGTCCTGGGTGGCTCATCGAGTCACCGGCGTCCTCATCTTCTTCTTCCTGTTCGTACACGTGCTGGACACCGCTCTTGTCCGTGTCTCCCCCGAGGACTACGACAAGGTCGTGTCCACGTACAAGACGCCGATCGTCGCCGTGCTGGAGTACGGCCTGGTCGCCGCCATCCTCTTCCACGCGCTCAACGGCCTGCGTGTCATCGCCGTCGACTTCTGGTCCAAGGGCCCGCGCTACCAGAAGCAGATGCTCTGGTCCGTGGTCGTCCTGTGGCTCGTGCTGATGATCGGGGCGATCTACCCCGTCCTCGGCCACGCCGCTCGTGAACTGTTCGGGAGCTGA
- a CDS encoding succinate dehydrogenase hydrophobic membrane anchor subunit: MSTTDTAASGIGPVEGASLYGVDNPAPVIESPRKRTKKTPKSTRGNFEMYGWLFMRLSGIVLVVLVLGHLLIQLVLDGGVSKIGFAFVAGRWASPWWQVWDLAMLWLAMLHGANGLRTIINDYAERANTRLWLKGLLYTATVFTILLGTLVIFTFDPNIR; encoded by the coding sequence ATGTCCACGACTGATACCGCCGCCTCCGGGATCGGCCCCGTAGAGGGCGCCTCGCTGTACGGCGTCGACAACCCGGCGCCCGTCATCGAGTCGCCGCGCAAGCGGACGAAGAAGACCCCGAAGTCCACCCGTGGCAACTTCGAGATGTACGGCTGGCTGTTCATGCGCCTGTCCGGCATCGTGCTGGTCGTCCTGGTCCTCGGCCACCTGCTGATCCAGCTCGTCCTCGACGGCGGCGTCTCCAAGATCGGCTTCGCCTTCGTGGCAGGCCGCTGGGCGTCCCCGTGGTGGCAGGTCTGGGACCTGGCCATGCTGTGGCTCGCGATGCTGCACGGCGCCAACGGCCTGCGCACGATCATCAACGACTACGCGGAGCGGGCGAACACGCGCCTGTGGCTGAAGGGCCTGCTGTACACCGCCACGGTGTTCACGATTCTGCTGGGCACGCTGGTGATCTTCACCTTCGACCCGAACATCCGCTAG
- the sdhA gene encoding succinate dehydrogenase flavoprotein subunit — MKIHKYDTVIVGAGGAGMRAAIEATKRSRTAVLTKLYPTRSHTGAAQGGMAAALANVEEDNWEWHTFDTVKGGDYLVDQDAAEILAKEAIDAVLDLEKMGLPFNRTPEGRIDQRRFGGHSRNHGEAPVRRSCYAADRTGHMILQTLYQNCVKEGVEFFNEFYVLDQLIVEEDGVKKSAGVVAYELATGEIHVFQAKAVIYASGGTGKFFKVTSNAHTLTGDGQAAVYRRGLPLEDMEFFQFHPTGIWRMGILLTEGARGEGGILRNKDGERFMEKYAPVMKDLASRDVVSRSIYTEIREGRGCGPEGDHVYLDLTHLPPEQLDAKLPDITEFARTYLGIEPYTDPIPIQPTAHYAMGGIPTNVEGEVLSDNTTVVPGLYAAGEVACVSVHGANRLGTNSLLDINVFGRRAGIAAAEYSAKAGYLELPEDPAAQVVSQVERLRASTGTERVATLRLELQETMDANVMVFRTEQTIKTAVEKIAELRERYLNVSIQDKGKRFNTDLLEAIELGNLLDLAEVMAVSALARKESRGGHYREDYPNRDDVNFMRHTMAYREVGDDGTESIRLDYKPVVQTRYQPMERKY, encoded by the coding sequence ATGAAGATCCACAAGTACGACACCGTCATCGTCGGCGCCGGCGGCGCCGGTATGCGCGCCGCCATCGAGGCGACGAAGCGCAGCCGCACCGCCGTGCTCACGAAGCTCTACCCCACCCGCTCCCACACGGGCGCCGCGCAGGGCGGCATGGCCGCCGCGCTGGCCAACGTGGAGGAGGACAACTGGGAGTGGCACACCTTCGACACCGTCAAGGGCGGTGACTACCTGGTCGACCAGGACGCCGCCGAGATCCTGGCGAAGGAGGCCATCGACGCCGTCCTCGACCTGGAGAAGATGGGCCTTCCCTTCAACCGGACGCCCGAGGGCAGGATCGACCAGCGCCGCTTCGGCGGTCACTCCCGCAACCACGGCGAGGCGCCGGTCCGCCGGTCCTGCTACGCGGCCGACCGCACCGGTCACATGATCCTCCAGACGCTGTACCAGAACTGCGTGAAGGAGGGCGTGGAGTTCTTCAACGAGTTCTACGTCCTCGACCAGCTCATCGTCGAGGAAGACGGCGTCAAGAAGTCCGCCGGCGTCGTCGCGTACGAGCTGGCGACCGGCGAGATCCACGTCTTCCAGGCGAAGGCCGTGATCTACGCGTCCGGCGGCACCGGCAAGTTCTTCAAGGTGACGTCGAACGCGCACACGCTGACCGGTGACGGCCAGGCCGCCGTCTACCGTCGCGGGCTGCCGCTGGAGGACATGGAGTTCTTCCAGTTCCACCCGACCGGCATCTGGCGCATGGGCATCCTGCTGACGGAGGGCGCCCGCGGTGAGGGCGGCATCCTCCGCAACAAGGACGGCGAGCGCTTCATGGAGAAGTACGCGCCGGTCATGAAGGACCTCGCGTCCCGTGACGTCGTGTCCCGCTCCATCTACACGGAGATCCGTGAGGGCCGCGGCTGCGGTCCCGAGGGCGACCACGTCTACCTCGACCTCACGCACCTCCCGCCGGAGCAGCTGGACGCCAAGCTCCCGGACATCACGGAGTTCGCGCGTACGTACCTCGGCATCGAGCCCTACACGGACCCGATCCCGATCCAGCCCACCGCGCACTACGCCATGGGCGGCATCCCGACGAACGTCGAGGGTGAGGTCCTCTCGGACAACACCACCGTCGTCCCGGGCCTGTACGCGGCCGGCGAGGTCGCCTGTGTCTCCGTGCACGGCGCCAACCGGCTCGGCACCAACTCGCTGCTCGACATCAACGTCTTCGGGCGTCGCGCGGGCATCGCCGCGGCCGAGTACTCGGCGAAGGCCGGCTACCTCGAGCTGCCCGAGGACCCTGCCGCGCAGGTCGTCTCGCAGGTCGAGCGCCTGCGCGCCTCCACGGGCACGGAGCGGGTCGCCACGCTGCGCCTGGAGCTCCAGGAGACCATGGACGCGAACGTCATGGTGTTCCGCACCGAGCAGACGATCAAGACGGCGGTCGAGAAGATCGCGGAGCTGCGCGAGCGGTACCTGAACGTCTCGATCCAGGACAAGGGCAAGCGGTTCAACACGGACCTCCTCGAGGCCATCGAGCTGGGCAACCTGCTCGACCTGGCCGAGGTCATGGCCGTCTCCGCGCTCGCCCGCAAGGAGTCCCGCGGCGGTCACTACCGCGAGGACTACCCGAACCGCGACGACGTCAACTTCATGCGCCACACCATGGCGTACCGCGAGGTCGGCGACGACGGCACCGAGTCCATCCGTCTCGACTACAAGCCGGTCGTCCAGACCCGCTACCAGCCGATGGAGCGTAAGTACTGA
- a CDS encoding succinate dehydrogenase iron-sulfur subunit yields the protein MATPTLDKADSKPEAGFADSPYITVTLRIRRFNPEISAEAAWEDFQLEIDPKERVLDALHKIKWDQDGSLTFRRSCAHGICGSDAMRINGKNRLACKTLIKDINPEKPITVEAIKGLTVLKDLVVDMEPFFQAYRDVMPFLITKDTNEPTRERLQSAEDRERFDDTTKCILCAACTSSCPVFWNDGQYFGPAAIVNAHRFIFDSRDEAGEQRLEILNDKDGVWRCRTTFNCTDACPRGIEVTKAIQEVKRALITRRF from the coding sequence ATGGCTACCCCGACCCTCGACAAGGCGGACAGCAAGCCCGAGGCGGGCTTCGCCGACTCGCCGTACATCACGGTCACCCTCCGGATCCGCCGCTTCAACCCGGAGATCTCGGCCGAGGCCGCCTGGGAAGACTTCCAGCTGGAGATCGACCCGAAGGAACGCGTCCTCGACGCCCTGCACAAGATCAAGTGGGACCAGGACGGAAGCCTCACCTTCCGCCGCTCCTGCGCGCACGGCATCTGCGGCTCGGACGCCATGCGGATCAACGGCAAGAACCGTCTGGCCTGCAAGACGCTGATCAAGGACATCAACCCCGAGAAGCCGATCACGGTCGAGGCCATAAAGGGCCTGACGGTCCTCAAGGACCTGGTCGTCGACATGGAGCCGTTCTTCCAGGCGTACCGGGACGTGATGCCCTTCCTGATCACGAAGGACACCAACGAGCCGACGCGCGAGCGACTTCAGTCCGCCGAGGACCGCGAGCGCTTCGACGACACCACGAAGTGCATCCTGTGCGCCGCGTGCACGTCGTCGTGCCCGGTGTTCTGGAACGACGGCCAGTACTTCGGTCCGGCCGCGATCGTCAACGCCCACCGCTTCATCTTCGACTCGCGTGACGAGGCCGGGGAGCAGCGCCTGGAGATCCTCAACGACAAGGACGGCGTGTGGCGCTGCCGCACGACGTTCAACTGCACGGACGCCTGCCCGCGCGGTATCGAGGTCACGAAGGCGATCCAGGAAGTGAAGCGGGCGCTGATCACGCGCCGCTTCTGA
- a CDS encoding TM2 domain-containing protein, whose amino-acid sequence MTVPTPEAPFGVDPQGRPYSDKSKVVAGVLQLFLGTFGAGRFYVGSTGVALGQLFTCGGLGLWALIDAILFFTSNDRTDKQGRVLRG is encoded by the coding sequence ATGACCGTCCCCACCCCCGAAGCCCCGTTCGGCGTCGACCCGCAGGGCCGCCCGTACTCCGACAAGTCCAAGGTCGTTGCCGGCGTCCTCCAGCTCTTCCTGGGCACCTTCGGCGCCGGCCGGTTCTACGTCGGCTCCACCGGCGTGGCCCTCGGCCAGCTCTTCACCTGCGGTGGCCTCGGCCTGTGGGCGCTGATCGACGCGATCCTGTTCTTCACGAGCAACGACCGCACCGACAAGCAGGGCCGCGTCCTGCGCGGCTGA
- a CDS encoding DUF2752 domain-containing protein, whose translation MAEPARAPLSFLRHPAAAPLAVLAAGAAGACYLYTTDPHEPGHVLPRCPLRLVTGLLCPACGGTRMVYDLMHGHFTAAWLDNRLLLLASPFALGLLARWFLEGVRGRRWRPEPSARTQAVVLLVAVAWVVVRNLVR comes from the coding sequence GTGGCTGAACCGGCCCGCGCGCCGCTGAGCTTCCTGCGGCACCCGGCGGCGGCACCCCTCGCGGTGCTCGCCGCCGGGGCCGCCGGTGCCTGCTACCTCTACACCACCGACCCGCACGAGCCGGGCCATGTGCTGCCCCGCTGCCCGCTGCGGCTCGTCACCGGGCTGCTCTGCCCGGCCTGCGGCGGCACCCGCATGGTGTACGACCTGATGCACGGTCACTTCACCGCGGCCTGGCTCGACAACAGGCTGCTGCTGCTCGCCTCCCCGTTCGCGCTCGGGCTGTTGGCGCGCTGGTTCCTCGAGGGTGTGCGCGGCCGGCGGTGGCGGCCCGAACCGAGCGCGCGTACCCAGGCGGTGGTGCTGCTGGTGGCGGTCGCGTGGGTAGTGGTCCGCAACCTCGTCCGGTGA
- a CDS encoding TM2 domain-containing protein has protein sequence MSEQPPQSPPPNQPPGYGYPNAGATPPGGPNPYAAGQPGSYQQPGGQYGYGYQQPGYPPGAVPPGTYTGDPNAPYGYDPYGRPYSDKSKIVAGLLQLFLGSFGVGRFYMGSVGIGIAQLFTCGGLGIWALIDGVMLLAGNEAKDQHGRILRG, from the coding sequence TTGAGTGAGCAGCCCCCGCAGTCCCCGCCCCCCAACCAGCCGCCCGGGTACGGCTATCCGAACGCCGGCGCGACCCCGCCCGGCGGACCGAACCCGTACGCGGCCGGTCAGCCGGGCTCGTACCAGCAGCCGGGAGGCCAGTACGGCTACGGCTACCAGCAGCCCGGATACCCGCCGGGTGCCGTCCCGCCGGGCACGTACACCGGCGACCCCAACGCCCCCTACGGCTACGACCCCTACGGCCGCCCGTACTCCGACAAGTCGAAGATCGTGGCGGGTCTCCTCCAGCTCTTCCTGGGCAGCTTCGGCGTCGGACGCTTCTACATGGGCAGTGTCGGCATCGGCATAGCCCAGCTCTTCACCTGCGGGGGCCTCGGCATCTGGGCGCTCATCGACGGGGTCATGCTGCTCGCGGGCAACGAGGCCAAGGACCAGCACGGGCGGATCCTGCGTGGCTGA
- a CDS encoding DUF4132 domain-containing protein: MAHHTPTSHLERARNQIAAGDMGRLAHVVLKAAEHNRGHWGGGWAEILEILRELPRQERLRLAGALAQRCQEFDEGSAGRRHALTLAAVVSRDLPDELFSVERLKQLDQLARQHSFWYGSRLEVLAEAELAAGRPLAPAVVAVLRRSALVAYRADHLTELAGKLTEPVLNVGEEWAERALQDAAGPDWQALLAHALTATASKPTAKWDKRAHEIIGALGPDRVRAAVLSWLTLVGRPRTFPLESGTAYEPDHNHAYDPYNANALRGLAWLVSLLPPHPGTPRTLGALVETSLRKVAGLGPRNPKVANAGVIALSRIDSEAALAELARLATRVTYKNTAKLLDTALQTRATALGLSREEIEELAVPGYGLTGVGHAEHRFGEVTALLDVHGTKTVLSWRNAAGKEVRSVPAAVRRDHAEELKELKTAAKDIDRMLSAQSERLDRQFLARRTWAYDVWRERYLDHPLVGTLARRLLWSVDGTSVGFADGEPRTLGGTPVKAGSEVTLWHPVGREPAEVVAWRDWLERHAITQPFKQAHREVYLLTDAERTTGTYSNRFAAHVVRQHQFNSLAAIRGWRNKLRLCVDDEAPPATRELPQWGLRAEYWIEGDGEEYGEDTTESGSYLRLRTDQVRFYPIDAPANSAHCYGGEYRMWLRDGADPVEPVPLTDIPPLVLSEVLRDVDLFVGVASVGNDPTWQDGGPGGRFQEYWTSYGFGELNQSAETRRALLERLIPRLAIADRCSIEGRFLHVKGERHTYKIHLGSGNILMTPNDQYLCIVPKASAAAPGTGYLPFEGDRTLAVVLSKATMLAKDTEITDPTILSQL; the protein is encoded by the coding sequence ATGGCGCACCACACCCCGACGTCCCACCTGGAACGCGCGCGCAACCAGATCGCGGCCGGTGACATGGGCCGGCTCGCCCACGTGGTCCTCAAGGCCGCCGAGCACAACCGCGGCCACTGGGGCGGCGGCTGGGCCGAGATACTGGAGATCCTGCGCGAACTGCCGAGGCAGGAGCGGCTGCGGCTCGCGGGCGCCCTGGCGCAGCGGTGCCAGGAGTTCGACGAGGGCTCCGCCGGCCGGCGCCACGCGCTGACCCTGGCGGCGGTCGTCTCCCGCGACCTGCCCGACGAACTGTTCTCCGTGGAGCGGCTGAAGCAGCTCGACCAACTCGCCCGGCAGCACTCGTTCTGGTACGGATCGCGGCTGGAGGTCCTGGCCGAGGCGGAGCTGGCAGCGGGCCGCCCCCTCGCGCCCGCCGTCGTCGCGGTCCTGCGCCGCTCGGCCCTGGTCGCCTACCGCGCCGACCACCTCACCGAGCTGGCCGGGAAGCTCACCGAACCCGTCCTCAACGTCGGCGAGGAGTGGGCCGAGCGCGCCCTCCAGGACGCCGCCGGCCCCGACTGGCAGGCCCTGCTCGCGCACGCGCTCACCGCCACCGCCTCCAAGCCCACCGCCAAGTGGGACAAGCGGGCCCACGAGATCATCGGGGCGCTCGGCCCGGACCGCGTCCGCGCGGCCGTACTGTCCTGGCTCACCCTCGTCGGCCGCCCCCGCACGTTCCCGCTGGAGAGCGGGACGGCGTACGAGCCGGACCACAACCACGCCTACGACCCCTACAACGCCAACGCCCTGCGCGGGCTCGCCTGGCTGGTCTCGCTGCTGCCGCCGCACCCCGGCACCCCGAGGACGCTCGGCGCGCTCGTCGAGACCTCCCTGAGGAAGGTCGCCGGGCTCGGCCCCCGCAACCCCAAGGTCGCCAACGCCGGCGTCATCGCGCTCTCCCGCATCGACAGTGAGGCCGCCCTCGCCGAACTGGCGCGCCTGGCCACCCGGGTGACGTACAAGAACACCGCCAAGCTGCTCGACACGGCCCTTCAGACCCGGGCCACCGCGCTCGGCCTGAGCCGCGAGGAGATCGAGGAGCTGGCCGTGCCCGGGTACGGGCTCACCGGGGTCGGCCACGCCGAGCACCGGTTCGGCGAGGTCACCGCGCTGCTCGACGTGCACGGCACCAAAACCGTGCTCAGCTGGCGCAACGCCGCGGGCAAGGAGGTCAGGAGCGTGCCCGCCGCCGTGCGCCGCGACCACGCCGAGGAGCTCAAGGAACTCAAGACCGCGGCCAAGGACATCGACCGGATGCTCAGCGCGCAGAGCGAGCGGCTCGACCGGCAGTTCCTCGCCCGGCGCACCTGGGCGTACGACGTCTGGCGCGAGCGGTACCTCGACCACCCGCTGGTCGGCACCCTGGCCCGCCGCCTCCTGTGGAGCGTCGACGGCACCTCCGTCGGGTTCGCCGACGGTGAGCCGCGCACGCTCGGCGGCACCCCCGTCAAGGCCGGCTCCGAGGTCACCCTCTGGCACCCGGTCGGACGCGAGCCCGCCGAGGTCGTCGCCTGGCGGGACTGGCTGGAGCGGCACGCGATCACCCAGCCCTTCAAGCAGGCCCACCGCGAGGTGTACCTGCTCACGGACGCCGAGCGCACGACGGGCACGTACTCGAACCGGTTCGCGGCCCATGTCGTGCGCCAGCACCAGTTCAACTCCCTCGCGGCGATCCGGGGCTGGCGCAACAAGCTGCGTCTGTGCGTCGACGACGAGGCACCGCCCGCCACCCGCGAGCTGCCCCAGTGGGGGCTGCGCGCCGAGTACTGGATCGAGGGTGACGGGGAGGAGTACGGCGAGGACACCACCGAGTCCGGCAGCTATCTGCGGCTGCGCACCGACCAGGTCCGCTTCTACCCGATCGACGCCCCGGCGAACTCGGCGCACTGCTACGGAGGCGAGTACCGCATGTGGCTGCGCGACGGGGCGGACCCCGTCGAGCCCGTTCCGCTCACCGACATCCCGCCCCTCGTGCTGTCCGAAGTCCTGCGCGACGTCGACCTGTTCGTCGGCGTGGCCAGCGTGGGCAACGACCCGACATGGCAGGACGGCGGCCCCGGCGGCCGCTTCCAGGAGTACTGGACGTCCTACGGCTTCGGCGAGCTGAACCAGAGCGCCGAGACCCGCCGTGCCCTGCTGGAACGCCTGATACCCCGGCTCGCGATCGCGGACCGCTGCTCGATCGAGGGCCGGTTCCTGCACGTCAAGGGCGAGCGCCACACGTACAAGATCCACCTGGGCTCGGGCAACATCCTGATGACCCCGAACGACCAGTACCTGTGCATCGTCCCGAAGGCGAGCGCCGCCGCCCCGGGCACCGGCTATCTCCCCTTCGAGGGCGACCGGACGCTCGCGGTCGTCCTCAGCAAGGCGACGATGCTCGCGAAGGACACGGAGATCACGGATCCGACGATCCTGAGCCAACTGTGA